One Brassica napus cultivar Da-Ae chromosome C4, Da-Ae, whole genome shotgun sequence genomic region harbors:
- the LOC111208017 gene encoding uncharacterized protein LOC111208017: protein MGDSVPLKLALPELKYPIGSQPKQKSAINQYSGSEYISIVDSILKPDEMIRVRGSFLGPIMKLSERGLKLSAKMVYAILTRSIVSVKENEAWFHFGAQPMRFSIIEFHMMTGLKCSGALEGPRRETDRFNWELLKGRSHKLSDVVEQLRNTREYASEERVCLAMLILVESILLRKSRGSFPLEYAKNAQDMTYPWGKEDYIVLLKSIPNAVANHLENKSKFELQGYPLVFLLWILESIPLLRNKFSKCVPTVEVPGPTYLCEKYTEVENPSLDRVLQVEADTKLKVHCILPSIPHDPEDDISIEDKYSDELETLKDVTKKGYKLTADDWENRCVDTFETLDALIQMMANKETGQASTPIDEDSVNEKVNRIIKVMEENLKSMKDRMSLLEEENIHLRARVSELEGNNNVFPTNVTQQVNSQNIFFYICIFKYFLEDLVHILECLPNI, encoded by the exons ATGGGAGATTCAGTACCTCTAAAACTAGCACTGCCAGAGCTGAAGTATCCTATTGGTTCACAGCCAAAGCAAAAGTCAGCAATCAACCAATATTCCGGCTCAGAGTATATCTCCATTGTTGACAGCATTCTAAAACCAGATGAGATGATAAGAGTCCGAGGATCATTTCTGGGACCTATAATGAAGCTCAGTGAGAGAGGATTGAAGTTATCAGCAAAGATGGTCTACGCCATTCTCACTAGAAGCATCGTTTCTGTCAAGGAGAATGAAGCCTGGTTCCATTTCGGTGCGCAGCCAATGAGGTTCTCTATAATAGAATTTCATATGATGACAGGCTTGAAATGTAGTGGTGCATTAGAAGGACCACGAAGGGAAACCGATAGATTTAATTGGGAATTGCTAAAGGGGCGTAGTCATAAGTTAAGTGACGTGGTGGAACAGCTCAGAAACACAAGAGAATATGCTTCTGAGGAGAGAGTATGCCTCGCAATGCTCATCCTGGTAGAGAGCATATTATTGCGGAAGAGCAGAGGGAGTTTTCCTTTGGAATATGCGAAAAATGCACAGGATATGACATATCCATGGGGGAAAGAGGATTACATTGTGCTCCTGAAGTCAATTCCAAACGCTGTCGCGAATCATTTGGAGAATAAATCCAAATTTGagttgcaaggttatcctctagTATTCCTTCTTTGGATACTAGAGTCGATTCCTTTGCTAAGGAATAAGTTCAGTAAGTGTGTACCAACAGTTGAGGTTCCTGGGCCGACTTACTTGTGTGAAAAATACACTGAGGTAGAGAATCCATCACTTGATAGGGTTTTACAGGTTGAAGCTGATACAAAG CTGAAGGTCCATTGCATACTACCTTCTATTCCTCATGATCCAGAAGATGATATCTCCATTGAAGACAAATATAGTGACGAGCTGGAAACACTGAAAGATGTAACAAAGAAAGGGTACAAGCTTACAGCCGATGACTGGGAAAATAGGTGTGTAGACACATTTGAAACATTGGATGCTCTTATTCAAATGATGGCAAATAAGGAGACTGGCCAAGCTTCTACTCCGATTGATGAGGATTCAGtaaatgaaaaagtgaacaggatCATCAAGGTGATGGAGGAGAATCTGAAGAGCATGAAGGATCGAATGTCATTActggaagaagaaaacatacaTCTTAGAGCCCGTGTGTCAGAGTTGGAAGGAAACAACAATGTTTTTCCCACTAACGTGACACAACAGGTAAATTCTCAAAACATCTTCTTTTACATTtgcattttcaagtattttttggaAGATCTTGTACATATTCTTGAATGCCTTCCTAATATTTGA
- the LOC111203808 gene encoding uncharacterized protein LOC111203808, with protein MSQQPNLTHEETMIESAASPKSQQNEDYTQPSSETPLSPMSQQPNLTHEETMNESDDDTPALDTQVFSPNLTKEKETSESPAERPSNPNQDGKPDDEIVIESPAAQTQVLQKETLEMNETPSSPISPKSIEAQVFTPIQKQQTVTEGTYEATQPLTEIISANNKKEDTHAVHHTPSSPLSSLIALVIEENKNALSETETATQYFSLSEGEETQSSRKNQAEENLKDTTKHTTELVSTDVSKTHPLTQPLIQPLTQQTQHLQTSEGEQSDETPSEQKKISRILQNLLLS; from the exons atgtctcaacagcctaatttgacacatgag GAGACAATGATTGAATCAGCTGCATCTCCAAAGTCTCAACAAAATGAG GATTACACGCAACCATCGAGTGAGacgcctttatctccaatgtctcaacagcctaatttgacacatgag GAGACAATGAATGAATCAGATGATGACACTCCTGCCCTTGATACTCAAGTATTCTCTCCTAATCTGACaaaagag AAAGAAACAAGTGAGTCACCTGCTGAGAGGCCATCCAATCCTAATCAAGATGGAAAACCAGATGATGAG ATTGTGATTGAGTCACCTGCTGCTCAGACTCAAGTTTTGCAAAAAGAAACACTGGAAATGAATGagacaccttcttctccaatatCTCCAAAGAGTATTGAGGCTCAAGTTTTTACTCCAATTCAGAAACAGCAG ACGGTAACAGAGGGAACGTATGAGGCTACACAGCCATTGACTGAGATCATTTCAGCAAACAATAAAAAG GAGGATACACATGCTGTGCATCACACACCTTCCTCTCCATTGTCTTCACTAATTGCACTAGTtattgaagaaaataagaatgctttg AGTGAGACAGAAACTGCGACCCAATATTTTTCTCTAAGTGAGGGAGAGGAGACACAATCAAGCAGAAAGAATCAAGCAGAAGAAAATCTCAAGGATACTACAAAACATACAACTGAGCTAGTTTCCACAGATGTTTCGAAGACACATCCTCTTACACAGCCTCTTATACAGCCTCTTACTCAGCAAACACAGCACCTTCAGACAAGTGAGGGAGAGCAATCCGATGAGACACCATCAGAGCAGAAGAAAATCTCAAGGATACTACAGAACCTACTACTGAGCTAG
- the LOC125585499 gene encoding uncharacterized protein LOC125585499, which produces MDNVFLRRSERVPKRSRDTKTPFKSDRNPALTVIPEIIPAVDPFSTPAEHKLSRLQNWMTLKPGMHETSLSINDNKIRKSFFQSMETSKKDLKKEHIDGAFAMLNCRRNENAAWFHNYKIPKACFLPMEFLHCLLSHDLAYKKEKVKGKKIFNDLFKDIVRGKVYPEKTWGEDVDVVYGITLGKKKQCLDWDGNSFEEEKNHSI; this is translated from the exons ATGgataatgttttcctaagaagGAGCGAGAGGGTGCCTAAACGATCTAGAGACACAAAAACTCCATTCAAGTCTGACAGAAATCCGGCTTTAACTGTAATACCTGAGATTATACCTGCAGTTGATCCGTTTTCAACTCCTGCGGAACATAAGCTTTCAAGGCTTCAAAATTGGATGACATTAAAGCCCGGCATGCATGAAAC GTCCCTATCAATCAATGATAATAAGATAAGGAAATCTTTCTTTCAAAGCATGGAAACTTCAAAAAAGGACCTTAAGAAAGAG CACATTGATGGAGCCTTTGCAATGCTAAATTGCAGAAGAAATGAGAATGCTGCTTGGTTCCACAACTACAAGATTCCAAAGGCGTGCTTCCTACCTATGGAGTTCTTGCATTGCTTGCTCTCTCATGATTTGGCttacaagaaagaaaaggtcaaaggtaaaaagattttcaacgatttatttaaagatattgtAAGAGGGAAGGTATATCCAGAGAAGACATGGGGAGAAGATGTTGATGTTGTGTATGGGATTactcttggaaaaaaaaagcaatgtcTGGATTGGGATGGAAattcatttgaagaagaaaagaatcacaGTATATGA
- the LOC125585500 gene encoding uncharacterized protein LOC125585500, translating to MPVTPEVILPIDPFVTPEFPRFSRLAHWMDLRGIYRVPFYINGREIEKEFFQKMDDAEKNLNKEHINVAFEMLNCKRVEQGAWFRNNNLPAACFVPVRFLEVVGYAYESVRKPHKKKQTLLEGCVGELVKGLIHPKKVWLEDVDVIYGVIEDKLSYHYIGVEIQLIDNTITLFHCGLPKANIKRALNQIQELAGKNSL from the exons ATGCCTGTAACACCTGAGGTAATCCTTCCAATTGATCCATTTGTGACACCTGAATTTCCTCGGTTTTCAAGGCTTGCACACTGGATGGATCTACGGGGCATATATCGTGT ACCGTTTTATATCAATGGAAGAGAAATTGAAAAAGAGTTCTTTCAAaaaatggacgatgcagaaaaGAATCTCAACAAAGAG CACATAAATGTTGCATTTGAAATGCTAAATTGTAAGAGGGTTGAGCAAGGTGCTTGGTTCCGCAACAACAATCTTCCAGCAGCATGCTTTGTACCAGTCAGATTcttagaagtggttgggtacgcTTATGAATCTGTCAGGAAGCcacataagaaaaaacaaacgtTATTGGAGGGCTGTGTAGGCGAACTTGTGAAAGGTTTAATACATCCAAAGAAGGTATGGCTGGAAGATGTTGATGTTATATATGGTGTCATTGAAGATAAGTTGAGCTATCACTATATTGGGGTGGAGATACAATTGATTGATAACACAATCACACTCTTCCATTGTGGTCTTCCAAAAGCAAATATCAAACGTGCTCTTAATCAAATCCAAGAACTGGCAGGTAAAAACTCTTtgtga
- the LOC125586178 gene encoding uncharacterized protein LOC125586178: protein MPYRTTRLLQVSTDPASCNTQASDTFASPVPLNANPIILSTVQREKQSLLYEGVSTVPLNALPDFSPVHIGLSPTTRGAGDIKYVHEHTCDTTHRKANHRQASAKLLGSLICSNYGEKMESLKPKQIIEQVRMLHEANPGSLTYQHVDAAGKFKYAFVAFGPSIRGFSLMRRVIAVDGTFLKGKFNGTLLATCAQDGNYHVYPLAFAVVDAENGASWKWFFRGLSQKIPDASDLVFVSDRANSISSALEDVYPLSHHGICRIHLLRNITPTHAKTGLLPLVESAADAYTCHEFCLIFKDIKDKCPELAKYLEDSDFRKWARSYAPANRYNIMTTNIAESLNSMLRMPRELPIISLLETIRLTITTWFFERREAAAKHKHLVIPKVVQKLVSRLGAAMLLNVYQVDRSEFEVKNETMKFVVDLEKRHCTCNVFDIDKIPCIHAIAAAKHIKRDENLFVDASHLTETWAKAYAESIHPGGELSTSTYPENIDELSCPPPATKKKSGRPPTKRKRSVGEFGVPGSKSQSHKCSRCGTGGHNKSTCERPIG from the exons atgccttacagaactactCGTCTTTTGCAGGTTAGTACTGATCCAGCTAGCTGTAACACtcaagcttctgatacatttgcttctcCTGTTCCATTGAATGCCAATCCAATTATTCTTTCTACTGTGCAGAGAGAAAAACAG AGTCTTCTATATGAAGGTGTTTCTACAGTTCCTTTGAATGCTCTTCCGGATTTTAGCCCTGTCCATATTGGACTTTCACCAACCACGAGAGGAGCTGGCGATATTAAG TATGTTCATGAGCATACATGCGATACAACACACAGGAAAGCCAACCACAGACAAGCATCTGCAAAGTTGTTGGGCTCTTTGATTTGCAGCAATTATGGAGAAAAAATGGAAAGTCTCAAACCGAAACAGATCATTGAACAGGTCAGGATGCTGCATG AAGCAAACCCTGGTTCCTTGACTTATCAACATGTGGATGCTGCAGGAAAGTTCAAGTATGCATTTGTGGCTTTTGGTCCTTCGATAAGGGGATTCTCATTGATGAGGAGAGTTATTGCAGTAGATGGTACATTTCTGAAGGGAAAATTCAATGGGACTTTATTGGCAACTTGTGCTCAAGATGGGAATTATCATGTATATCCTCTCGCCTTTGCAGTGGTTGACGCAGAAAATGGCGCCTCTTGGAAATGGTTCTTTAGAGGTTTGAGCCAGAAGATCCCGGACGCTTCGGATCTTGTTTTTGTATCAGACAGGGCTAACTCCATTTCTTCAGCGTTGGAGGATGTATATCCCTTATCTCACCATGGAATTTGCAGGATCCATCTGCTCCGCAACATCACTCCTACACATGCGAAGACTGGGTTGCTACCTCTGGTGGAAAGCGCTGCTGATGCCTATACGTGTCACGAGTTCTGCTTAATCTTCAAGGACATAAAGGATAAATGTCCTGAATTGGCTAAGTATCTAGAAGATTCTGATTTTAGGAAGTGGGCACGAAGCTATGCGCCTGCGAACAGGTATAATATCATGACTACCAACATTGCAGAGTCTCTCAATTCTATGTTGAGGATGCCTCGTGAGTTGCCCATTATCTCTCTCCTTGAAACTATCAGATTGACGATAACCACTTGGTTTTTTGAGCGACGCGAAGCGGCTGCGAAACATAAGCACCTGGTTATTCCCAAAGTTGTGCAGAAATTGGTATCTAGGTTAGGGGCCGCAATGTTGTTGAATGTGTATCAAGTTGATCGAAGCGAGTTTGAGGTGAAGAATGAAACAATGAAGTTTGTTGTTGACTTGGAGAAGCGGCATTGCACATGTAATGTTTTCGACATTGACAAGATCCCCTGCATCCATGCCATCGCTGCTGCTAAGCATATCAAGAGAGATGAAAACCTTTTTGTTGATGCTTCTCACTTGACAGAAACGTGGGCTAAAGCTTATGCTGAAAGCATACATCCTGGTGGAGAGTTGTCAACGTCCACCTATCCAGAGAATATTGATGAACTGTCTTGCCCACCTCCagctaccaaaaagaaaagtggACGCCCTcctacaaagagaaagagatccgtTGGCGAGTTTGGGGTTCCTGGATCTAAATCTCAGTCCCACAAGTGCAGCAGATGTGGCACAGGAGGGCACAACAAGAGCACATGCGAGAGGCCTATAGGATGa
- the BNAC04G39480D gene encoding uncharacterized protein BNAC04G39480D: MANAWKRDKNQKLLAPKTLIITLLVLSIIFLSSLFFFSSSSSSSYLQNTNPNPTISTKFPIPPFDCFKCPQSKPVIANVVENLKYPFLYSLADLGNLPEKPHKNIVRLLKGKPFRKPDISATIQEVLERMSADGKRDGFVVDVGANVGMASFAAAAMGFKVLAFEPVFENLQRICDGIWFNRVASLVTVFEAAASDRNGDITFHKLVGRLDNSAVSEVGARLAFKSNKEIAVQVKSIPLDELIPPSQPILLIKIDVQGWEKHVLNGAKKLLSRKPAEAPYLIYEEDERLLKASNSSSKEIRDFLKSVGYSKCVEHGTDAHCTKE; the protein is encoded by the exons atggCAAACGCCTGGAAAAGAGACAAGAATCAGAAGCTATTAGCTCCAAAGACCTTAATAATCACTCTTCTTGTTCTCTCCATCATCTTCCTCTcctcactcttcttcttctcctcctcctcctcctcctcatatCTCCAAAACACCAATCCAAATCCGACCATCTCCACCAAGTTCCCAATCCCACCCTTCGACTGCTTCAAATGCCCCCAATCCAAACCCGTGATCGCCAACGTCGTCGAGAATCTCAAATACCCTTTCCTCTACTCCCTCGCCGATCTCGGTAACCTCCCGGAGAAGCCGCACAAGAACATCGTGAGGCTGCTCAAGGGGAAGCCCTTTCGGAAACCGGACATCTCCGCTACGATTCAGGAGGTTCTGGAGAGGATGAGTGCTGATGGCAAAAGAGATGGGTTCGTTGTCGATGTGGGAGCTAATGTCGGTATGGCTAGCTTCGCTGCCGCGGCCATGGGGTTTAAAGTGCTTGCCTTTGAGCCTGTTTTCGAGAATTTGCAGAGGATCTGTGATGGGATTTGGTTCAATAGAGTTGCCTCTTTGGTCACTGTGTTTGAAGCTGCTGCTTCTGATAGAAATGGGGATATTACCTTCCACAAG TTGGTTGGAAGGCTTGACAACAGCGCGGTTTCGGAGGTGGGAGCAAGACTTGCATTCAAGTCCAACAAAGAAATAGCGGTCCAAGTGAAATCCATACCTCTTGATGAACTCATCCCGCCTTCTCAACCGATCCTTTTAATCAAGATCGATGTTCAAGGCTGGGAGAAGCATGTTTTAAACGGTGCAAAGAAGCTGCTCTCGAGGAAACCGGCGGAAGCTCCGTATCTAATCTACGAGGAAGATGAAAGATTGCTCAAGGCGAGCAATAGTAGCTCCAAAGAGATACGGGATTTCCTGAAAAGCGTTGGGTATAGCAAGTGCGTCGAGCATGGCACAGATGCGCATTGCACTAAGGAGTAA